In a single window of the Populus alba chromosome 16, ASM523922v2, whole genome shotgun sequence genome:
- the LOC118045880 gene encoding mediator of RNA polymerase II transcription subunit 4, translating to MHQHQIVQSPARLGLTNPTSPSLPVQTPNPPPPKFPNPQPPQHHHPSTTTTPTTTTSSALLSLLPPLPRAQSLLLQMASLATKLFELSPNRPHWLSAYRGTLPTFLPSQSQSLDEPTPSSTKEIISLFTSLQTQLFESVAELQEILDLQDSKQRISQEIKSKDSALLNFANKLKEAERVLDILVDDYADYRRRRPIPPNEEEENATNTTTVASQLKLSDILSYAHRISYTTFAPPEFGAGQAPLRGALPPAPQEEQMRASQLYNFAHLDVGLPKDVETKEKTIEAIIEPQHEANPLENLAGLFPPNISVPAGWKPGMPVVLPTDLPVPPPGWKPGDPVSLDSIPLPIAVEQKLPPIAPQGLHKPPETIQVRHVELDIPDQDDDSSDYSSDVESSDDED from the coding sequence ATGCATCAGCACCAAATTGTACAATCGCCGGCCAGATTAGGCCTAACAAACCCAACTTCTCCTTCTCTTCCAGTCCAAACCCCAAATCCTCCTCCTCCCAAATTCCCCAACCCTCAACCACCGCAGCACCACCACCCGTCCaccaccacaacccccaccaccaccacctcctctgctctcctctctctcctcccacCTCTCCCCAGAGCCCAATCTCTCCTCCTCCAAATGGCTTCTTTAGCCACCAAACTCTTCGAACTCTCCCCTAACCGTCCCCACTGGCTTTCCGCCTATCGCGGAACACTCCCAACTTTTCTTCCGTCACAATCCCAATCACTGGACGAACCCACTCCTTCTTCTACCAAAGAAATTATCTCCCTCTTTACTTCCCTTCAGACCCAACTCTTCGAATCCGTCGCCGAACTTCAGGAAATCCTTGACCTCCAAGATTCCAAGCAAAGGATTTCCCAGGAAATCAAATCTAAAGACTCTGCGCTTCTTAATTTTGCTAATAAATTGAAAGAAGCTGAGAGAGTACTTGATATTTTAGTTGATGATTATGCTGATTATCGCCGCCGCCGCCCTATCCCTcctaatgaagaagaagaaaatgctaCTAACACCACTACTGTTGCTTCTCAATTGAAGTTATCTGATATTTTGTCATATGCGCATCGTATTAGTTATACTACATTTGCTCCGCCGGAATTTGGTGCTGGACAGGCACCATTGCGTGGGGCGCTACCTCCTGCCCCTCAGGAAGAGCAAATGAGAGCTTCCCAGCTATATAATTTTGCTCATCTTGATGTTGGGTTGCCTAAAGATGTTGAAACTAAGGAGAAGACAATTGAGGCAATTATTGAGCCACAACACGAAGCTAATCCGCTTGAGAATTTGGCAGGCCTGTTTCCTCCTAATATTTCTGTCCCGGCAGGGTGGAAACCTGGGATGCCTGTGGTTTTACCAACAGATTTACCAGTGCCGCCACCTGGATGGAAACCTGGGGATCCAGTGTCACTGGACTCTATTCCATTGCCTATAGCTGTGGAACAGAAGTTGCCACCTATTGCTCCTCAAGGACTGCATAAGCCACCAGAGACTATACAGGTTCGGCACGTGGAGCTGGATATTCCGGATCAGGATGATGATAGTAGTGATTATAGTAGTGATGTGGAAAGCTCTGATGATGAGGATTGA
- the LOC118045881 gene encoding large ribosomal subunit protein uL4 codes for MAAAARPLVSVQTLPCLNDMVTDSAATVALPDVMKASIRPDIVNYVHSNISKNSRQPYAVSKKAGHQTSAESWGTGRAVSRIPRVPGGGTHRAGQGAYGNMCRGGRMFAPTKIWRRWHRKINVNQKRYAVVSAIAASAIPSLVMARGHRVESVPEMPLIISDSAESIEKTSTAIKVLKEIGAFPDAEKAKDSHAIRPGKGKMRNRRYISRKGPLIVYGNEGAKMVKAFRNIPGVEVANVERLNLLKLAPGGHLGRFVIWTKSAIEKLDSIYGSFEKCSEKKKGYVLPRSKMVNADLARIINSDEVQSVVKPIKKEVKRATLKKNPLKNLNVMLKLNPYAKTARRMALLAEAERVKSKKEKLDKKRKPVSKEELAAAKAAGKAWYKTMISDSDYTEFENFTKWLGVSQ; via the exons ATGGCCGCCGCCGCACGCCCCCTGGTCTCCGTTCAAACCCTCCCCTGCCTCAACGACATGGTCACGGATTCGGCTGCCACCGTGGCTCTCCCCGATGTCATGAAGGCCTCGATCCGACCAGACATCGTCAACTACGTCCACTCAAACATCTCCAAGAATAGCCGCCAGCCTTATGCCGTCTCCAAGAAAGCCGGTCACCAGACCTCAGCCGAATCATGGGGTACTGGTCGTGCCGTTTCTCGTATCCCCCGTGTTCCTGGTGGTGGAACTCACCGTGCTGGTCAGGGAGCTTACGGAAACATGTGCCGTGGTGGGCGCATGTTTGCTCCCACCAAGATCTGGCGCCGCTGGCATAGGAAGATTAATGTGAACCAAAAGAGGTACGCTGTCGTTTCAGCTATTGCTGCATCTGCTATACCCTCTCTGGTGATGGCACGTGGTCACCGCGTGGAGTCAGTCCCTGAGATGCCTTTGATTATCTCCGACTCAGCCGAGAGCATTGAAAAGACATCTACTGCTATTAAGGTGCTCAAGGAGATCGGTGCTTTTCCAGATGCTGAGAAAGCGAAGGATTCTCACGCGATCCGGCCTGGAAAGGGGAAAATGAGGAACAGGAGGTATATATCTCGCAAGGGACCCCTGATTGTGTATGGAAACGAAGGTGCTAAGATGGTTAAGGCCTTCCGTAATATTCCAGGAGTTGAGGTTGCTAACGTTGAGAGGTTGAACTTGTTGAAGTTGGCTCCTGGTGGTCATCTTGGAAGGTTTGTGATCTGGACAAAATCAGCTATTGAGAAGCTTGATTCAATTTATGGGTCATTTGAGAAGTGTTCAGAGAAGAAAAAGGGGTATGTGCTGCCTAGGTCCAAGATGGTCAATGCTGATTTGGCTAGGATCATCAACTCTGATGAGGTTCAGAGTGTTGTGAAGCCAATCAAGAAGGAGGTTAAGAGGGCTACTTTGAAGAAGAACCCATTGAAGAACTTGAATGTGATGTTGAAATTGAACCCATATGCTAAGACTGCTAGGAGGATGGCTCTTTTGGCCGAGGCAGAGCGTGTGAAGTCTAAGAAGGAGAAGCTCGACAAGAAGAGGAAGCCTGTCTCAAAG GAGGAGCTAGCCGCTGCCAAGGCTGCAGGAAAGGCATGGTACAAGACAATGATCTCAGACAGCGATTACACAGAGTTTGAGAATTTCACAAAGTGGCTTGGTGTCTCTCAGTAA